The DNA sequence CCAATGGAAGTGACCGAGACGGGCACGCCGCGGTGAGGGACACCGAGCACAAACATCGTTGTGTTCTTGGGGATCGTCAGAGACAGCCCGTGCGTCGGCCCGCTCTTTGTCCACAAGGTGGTGTAGTTCTCCAAGATCGCCTGGCAACGCACCATGCGCATGCCGTAGCCAATACCGACACCCAGGCCCAGCCCTGTTCCGTAgacgacgacgtcgccgttgttcagcagcagtgtcgtGTGCAGACGGCCACAGCTCGCGTGAATCGCCTTACGCCCACCCGTGATGTTGATCTTCgtcggcaccggcaccgaGTACTCACCCACTACACCGCACTGGCCGCCCTGGTTGTCGCCGCAGGCGTAGGCGTCGCCGTTGTCAGCGACAAAAATCGTGTGGAAGGAGCCGCAGGCAACGTCGACAACACGTTTACCCTTCATAGCCGTTACCACCTTGGGCACCAGGTGGTCATCCTGGTCACCGTGGCCCAGACGGCCGCTGTTGCCTACCCCCCACGTGTAGACAGAGCCGTCCTCCGACACTGCCGCGTAGTGCCAGGGGCCGCTAGAGAGAAGCTTGATGTTCTTGTCATCGAGGCTGCTGATGCACACCGGTACGCGTGCCACTACTCGGGACTCCGACTGCGGAGAGTGCACCAACTtgacgccggcagcggccaaCTTCTCCGCCACAGCGTCTCGATCGCCGAGCAGCGTAACCTCTCCCCAGCCGTAGACGGCACCCGACATGGACCGCGCCAGCACACTATAGTTGGAGCACACCACTTCCACCACTTTCTCGCCTGGTACGATGCGAAGCTGCCCGTAGCCGCAGCATGTGTTGTTGAGATCCGGGTGGCACTGCCCGCAGTTGTTTGCACCCCATGTGAAGACGCTGCCCTTTAGGGATACGCACGCGTAGAAGGCGGATCCAGCCGCCACATCCACGACAACGTCGTCCTGCGTGAAGGGAATAACATCCACCTGCCCAGGGCAGATGGGCATGTTCGCCTCATTTGCGATCACACGCGGACAGAAGCGCGGGTTGCCGACGCCAAGCTCACCCCACATGCCGCCGCCCATGGCCATCAAGATGCTGCGCACGCCGAGCCAGACAGATGAGAGACCGCCGCAGGCCATGCGAATCGGCTTGTCGTGGCCGCCAATCATCATTGGCGTCACCAGGTTGTAGCGGAAGTTCGTCCCAAGCTCGCCATTGCGGCAGAATCCCCAGCCGACGATAacgccatcgccgctgatGTAGCGCTCCACGAGCTTGCGCGTGGCCGAGGAAGCGTTTTCCATGTTGGTGTACAGGGCGCCAGCGGTTTCCATGACGGGCTGCATGGCTGCGACTTGTGTTTTCGCCGTGTGCCACGCAAAGCTGCCCGATGGACGACAGCGCAGGCAGGCTGAGCCCTGCcgaagaaagaagagaaaggatgGAGCTACagagatgaggaagaggggctTGGTACGTCCCTGGGTACGCACGTGGGGGGTGCCTACTTGTGTTGACGTAAAGGCACTTTGAGGGGGACACACGTGAGGGTGGAGGGACGCCGGAGAGGTAAGACGAGCACCTCAGAtaggggggggagggggtaagACTGTGGTTGCCAGGATGGGGAAATGGCACAcgcggagagcgaggggaacAAACGCACACATACGGTGAAACACCaacgagggaaaaaaaaaacaataaTAACATGAAGCCGTGAAGCCATAATAACGTGCACCCCCATGGAAGACAGTCGatcgagggagggaggtggaatagagagaggggggagcagagagaggaagcggccGTTCTTGAGTACGTGCGATTTCACATTGTATTTTATGTGCCTAAGAGAAGAGTGAGTCTTGCCGTgcatcgacacacacacacacacacacacacacacctatgCGCACAAGGACGGTTCGCTTAGTACGGATCGGTGGAAAGTAGATTAACGCGACGTGCTCTGATTGGTGAGGGGAAGGCGCGCTGCGTCTGCGACGGCAAGGCAGCCCTGAACGTGAGTGCCAAACCTACTCGTGCTGACTTGAGCTTCACCTCTCCCAATACGTGAtgctcgcgcgcgctctgTTGTCTGCCCTTTCTGAagcgcgctcttctcctttgtctGTTTGGAAGGCTCCGCACCGGTGAAGGGCTCTCCCCTCTGAGTCTCCCTCGCTTTTGCCCTCTCAGCCTGCATGCAacggagggaaagaagatacagagagagggcaagaCGATAGGGAACAGCGGgaatgagagagggaggggcagaaCAGTGGAACGGGGAAGGTGGTGAACCTTGGGGTACGATAGAAGCGCACACCTACGCACGCACCACAGACAGAACGTGCTATTCAGTGCGAAGCATGTGGAATTACATTAAAGGGAAAATAAAGAAAGCGGGCGGGTAGTGCAGACGCAACAGCAGCGTACACGTGCCTCT is a window from the Leishmania panamensis strain MHOM/PA/94/PSC-1 chromosome 26 sequence genome containing:
- a CDS encoding hypothetical protein (TriTrypDB/GeneDB-style sysID: LpmP.26.0720) — protein: MQPVMETAGALYTNMENASSATRKLVERYISGDGVIVGWGFCRNGELGTNFRYNLVTPMMIGGHDKPIRMACGGLSSVWLGVRSILMAMGGGMWGELGVGNPRFCPRVIANEANMPICPGQVDVIPFTQDDVVVDVAAGSAFYACVSLKGSVFTWGANNCGQCHPDLNNTCCGYGQLRIVPGEKVVEVVCSNYSVLARSMSGAVYGWGEVTLLGDRDAVAEKLAAAGVKLVHSPQSESRVVARVPVCISSLDDKNIKLLSSGPWHYAAVSEDGSVYTWGVGNSGRLGHGDQDDHLVPKVVTAMKGKRVVDVACGSFHTIFVADNGDAYACGDNQGGQCGVVGEYSVPVPTKINITGGRKAIHASCGRLHTTLLLNNGDVVVYGTGLGLGVGIGYGMRMVRCQAILENYTTLWTKSGPTHGLSLTIPKNTTMFVLGVPHRGVPVSVTSIGLKEGILSCGVGAGFTLMISRRGSCYSFGVGGWGQLGFDTAQARHFTQDRVPVYPQATRIGFFSRTIITSVAAGFSFSMAITEGERVFAWGNNSFAQCGLGVDPKKYQRISQPREITWLADKEIVQVSCGSYFALALSVSGQVYSWGTIECCGVGLEPDPKVVPAHMIMRDVSGETRGVVLSPLLIDNLKGIIHVAAGGWHGMALNAIGEIYAWGVGTGGRLGTGDCEHCYTPVRITHGAFFTRIGCGCYTSYGIDDRARLYVWGVNAKNQLGMLDGKVMTPTLVLENVREACLGKYYSLALTHSNTFHLSGVMEFGSTSYTSTSFDDTDSLPEKLKPENIQSENLRGLKLFGGLEHVIVLLEKDPIPEAVITETVMGLREQPERLVRKYAAQAK